TTCAATATGTTGCCGAAAATTATGGTAAAGACAGAGTTGCTCACATTATAACATTTGGAACAATGGCCGCAAGAGCTGTAGTAAGGGATGTTGGAAGAGCTCTAAATGTTCCATATGCTGAAGTTGATAAAATTGCTAAAATGATACCATTTGCATGCCCTTCTCTTGAACAGGCTTTAAATTTAGAACCCAGATTGAAAGAGCTTTACAATAAAAATCAAACTGTTAAGGAACTGATTGATATAGCTTTGAGACTTGAAGGACTTTCAAGACACGCCTCTCAACATGCTGCAGGAGTTGTCATTTCTCCAGAGTCTCTTGAAAATTTAATGCCTCTCTATAAAAATGCAGGCGAAGATACTGTTATAACTCAATTTGATATGAAAGCGCTTGAAGATGTTGGTTTGCTCAAGTTTGATTTTCTTGGTCTGAAAACTCTAACTGTAATAGATGACACTGTAAAATATGTTAAAGCACAAGGTAAAGAGATAGACCTGGATAATATTCCTCTGGATGATACAGAAACATATCGTCTTCTTTGTTCAGGTCATACAATAGGTGTATTTCAGCTTGAAAGTAGAGGAATGAGAGAAATACTCAAGAGACTGGAGCCTCAGCGATTTGAGGACCTTATTGCTCTAGTTGCTCTATACAGACCAGGACCTCTTGGCAGTGGAATGGTTGATGATTTCATCAAAAGAAAAAAAAGGTTAATTCCTGTTCATTATGAACTTCCAGAACTCAAAGAAATACTTGATGAAACCTATGGAGTAATTCTTTATCAAGAACAGGTCATGAAGATTGCCAATAAAATAGCAGGTTTTACAATGGGACAGGCAGATGTTTTAAGAAAAGCTATGGGAAAGAAGATTCCGGAGCTTATGGCAAGTCTTAAAGAAGAATTTATTCAGGGTGCCACAAAAAATGGAGTTTCATTTGAGAAAGCAGAATCCCTGTTTAACCTGATGGCAGCTTTCGGTGAATATGGTTTCAATAAATCTCACTCAGCTGCTTATGCCTATTTATCATACGTTACAGCCTATTTAAAGACTCATTATCCAGTGGAGTTTTTTGCGGCAAACCTTTCAAATGAAATGGGAGATACAAACAAATTAGTGAAATTCATTAATGAATGTAAAGCCTGGGACATAGAAATTAAAGGACCTGATATAAATGAAAGTGACAGAGCTTTTACTGCCAGTGGAAACTCAATAAGATTCGGACTTGAAGCTGTTAAGGGAGTTGGAGGTTCTGCCCTACAATGTATTGTCAATGAGAGAAAAAATGGTAAATTTAAATCAATGATAGATTTTTTGAAAAGGGTTGATACAAAAAAAGTTAACAAAAAAGTAATTGAATCCCTTATTAAAACAGGAGCTTTTGATTCCCTTTATTCCCAATATCCTCCTAATCAGGCAAGAGCTATCGCCATGCAGGAACTTATATCCCTTAAGGGAACCAGATCATCAGGAGGATTATTTTCTACTGTTGAAACAGTAGATGGATGGGACAATAACACACTGTTAAATGAAGAAAAATCTGCTCTTGGTTTTTATCTTACAGGACATCCAATGAAACCTATAAGGGCAATTTTAAATAAAATGAATATTTCTACAATTGCTGATATTTTTGATACAGAGGAGGATGATAATAATTTTGATGATGACAATCAAGAAACGCAGGAAATAAAAATAGCTGGAATTGTGGAGGAAGTCAAAAGTAAAGCAAAAGAAAAAGGAGTAACTGCATATCTAACAATAGGTGATGAAACAGGAAGGGTTGAAGTGGTTATTTATCCTGAACTTTTTAAAAAATATAACAATATTTTAACTGAGAAAAATTTGATTATCATTAAAGGAATAATATCTAAAAATTCTGATTCAACAAAATTTCTTGCAAGAGAGATAGAAGATTTGAAAAACATAGATTTAAAAATAAAATATGAAATAAATATTGACTGCTTAGATACTGATAAAGCTTATATGATTATGAAAGAAGTGAGACAGTATCTAGGAGATACACATAATGGAGAAGGAAGCATATACATCTGTTTAAATTTTCCTGACTATAATGTTATAATTCTTAGCCCATTTGAACCATGCATTGATTTTGAAACAAAGATACAAAAAATCAAAGGCTGTCAGGTAAAAATTACATGAACTACTATCTTGATTTTGAAAAACCAATACAGGAACTGGAAGTAAAAATTGAAGAGTTAAAAAAACTCTCTGATGGCAGTGACATTGATCTTACTCAGGAAATTAAAAGACTCAATAAGAAATTAAAAGAGTTGAAAACTGAGATATTTTCAAATCTTACTCCATGGCAAAAAACCCAGATAGCAAGACATCCGGAAAGACCATACACACTTGATTATATTTCAATGATTTTTGAAGATTTTATAGAGCTTCATGGAGACCGTCGTTTTGGTGATGATCCTGCAGTAGTTGCTGGAATTGGTAAAATTGATGGAAATTCATATGCTGTCATAGGACATCAAAAAGGCAGAACAATAAAAGAAAGAATTTATCGCAATTTCGGGCAAGCTCATCCAGAAGGATACAGAAAGGCTTTAAGGATTATGAAGCTTGCTGAACGATTTTCAATACCTGTTATTACAATGATTGATACTCCTGGCGCATTTCCAGGCATAGGTGCTGAAGAAAGAGGTCAGGCTGAAGCAATAGCAAATAATCTCATGGAAATGTCCTTGCTTAAAACATCATTAATTGGCGTTGTTATAGGAGAAGGTGGAAGTGGAGGAGCGTTAGCACTTAGTGTGTGTGATAAAATTTTAATGCTTGAACACTCAGTTTATTCAGTAATATCACCTGAAGGGTGTGCAGCAATACTGTGGAAAAAGAATTCTGATATGGGAGTTGAAGAATACATGAAAGCAGCTGAAGAACTAAAGCTTACAGCTCAGGATTTAAAGAAATTTGAAATTATCGATGATATTATTCCTGAACCACTTGGTGGAGCGCATAGAGAACCTCATGAAATGGGCAAAAGAATTAAAAATAAAATAATCAGCATTACAATGGAACTTGAAAAGATATCAGTAGAGGAACTTGTGAAAAAACGATATGAAAAATTTAGAAAAATTGGTAATTTCTGGAATTCATCCGTACGCAGAAAGTAAAAAATCCTTGAACTTTTCAGGAACAATCCATTCAATTCCAAGCTTATCAGCCCATTTAATCAATCCCTGATCTCCTGTTACAAGCGTTGCTTTAAGTTCCAAAGATAGAAATATTAAATCAACATCCTCTTTGCTATCTATAATACCTTCACGAAGTGCTTCTCTATATTTCTTCCTTAAATCTTTAATTGTCTCATCCATTCCCTTCTGTGTTACACTCCTTACAGCATCCTCTGCCACTCTGAGTCCCTTATTGATTCTAATTCTCATTTCTTCAACAAGTTCATAAAAAAATATTGCAGGACATGTGGTTCTATGTTTATCTGGAGATTTAATCCTGATGAAAAAATAAAACTCCTTTGAAATTTTTTTTTCATCTACAAAATACATCAATTCTTTAAAAACACTAGAAGGCAGATAAAACTCAAAAATTTCAATTTTTTTGATGATTTTTATAAATTCTTCAATTGCTTCTTCAGGATTGTTCCCAAAAGCACCTCTGACATCTGGATTTATAAAAACACTTGTATCAAGAACAATTTTTCGCTTTTTACGAAAAAATTCGATCATTTTAAAACTTCACAACCTCTTAAATTCACCTCAAAACTATTCCATGTGCTACAAACAGAACATCTTCCAGTCCATTCATCAAAAGTTGACTTACATTCCTTGCATATATATGATAGATTTGATACCTTTGTTTCTGGACATAACTCTTTGAACTCAGAAACAGCTCTGGTAATCTGATTTCTTCTTAAGTAAAGAAATCCTTTTATACAGTGGAGTTTTGGAGTTGAACATATTGCAGGATCAATTGAAGATAAAGTCTCTATAGCATCATCAATCATTTCCAATCGATAATAAAGTCTACCAAGAAGGAATTTGAGTTCAATATCATCTGGTTGTTCATTGATGGCTTTTAGATAAAATTGAATTAGTCTCTTTGGATCGCCTATACTGATCATTAAATCCTCAAGTCTTATAAGCAATAGTTTTGATTTTAAATCCTTATATGATTTCTGAAGCAATTCAATCGCCTCTTCAACTTCTCCTTCAGAAATCATCACTTCTGTCAAACCAAGATAAGCAGGAATAAAATCTGGTGAAGTCTTGACAAGCGTTGAAAAAACTCTTTCTGCCTGTTCAAGTTCTCCTAACTCAATACTTACTCTACCATATTCATAGGTATATCCTACAAGCCTTTTTTCTTCATCTGATTTTTTATATTCTGGTATAAGTTTCAGAATTTTTTTCTGAAGAGCAATTAAATCTTCCCATTTTTCAAGTTTTTCTAAAATAATTCTCATTTTATAGTATGCTAATAAATTGTCTGGCTCGAGGTTTATAATCTGTTCAATATACCTGAGAGCGAGTTCATTTTCATTCATTTTTTCCATTATACCTTCAATAGAAAAAAGAGAAATTATATTTTTTGGATCAAGTTCATAAGCTTTTTTATAATATTTAAGAGCTGTTTTATAGTCCTCTTCTTTCATGGATATATCGCCTAGCCTTATAAGAGCATCAATATGCTCAGGTTCCTCTTTTAATATTTCCTGTAGAGCCTCCTTGGCTTCTGTAATTTTGTCTCTTACAATTGCATTCAAAGCTTTAGCGTAATATTCTTTTATCTTTTCTTCTTGTTTCTGCCTTTTTTGCAATTGAAATTTACCGATAAGATTGGTGGTGTCTCTAATAAAAAAAACTATAAAAATAAAAAATGCACCAAAACTCAGAGAAAGAAGCATTAATCCTATTTTAGGCATTTCATAAGCTGCTCCAAATGGTACCTTTAAAATCACTGTATCTTTATTTTCCATAGCGAAAAGTCCGATAATCGTCAGGAAAATAAGAAGCAGGAAAATTAAAAACTTTGACATATAAAATACCTCTCCATCTTACAATTTTTTAATTATACCTTAAAAAAGCATGAAAAATTAATAGTAATTGACAAATAAATATCCATATATGTTAAGTTTAAAGATCGGGGCTGTAGCTCAGTTGGGAGAGCGCTTGAATGGCATTCAAGAGGTCGTGGGTTCGACTCCCATCAGCTCCATCCTTATTTATCAATGGTTTATAAAAATCACAAAAAGTAAAAATTTCAGCACTGTAAGAAAATTGTAAGAATCAGGTACTTTTTTGAGCGATTTTTGGAGTATTTTGTCCTAAAAAATCATCCAGTTTTTTAACTGCATCCTGTTTATGTTCCGGTGCCAGGTGAGAGTATCTAAGGGTCATTTTAATGTCCTTGTGTCCAAGCAGTTCTTTAACTGTTGTTAAATCAACTCCGTTCATAACAAGCTGGCTTGCAAAAGTATGCCTTAAGTCGTGGAAGTGAAAGTCTTTTATGCCTGCTTTTTTACAAGCAGTAGACCAGCTTCTTTTAATGTCAACAAACCTTTTACCTGTTTCAGGATTAACAAACACGTATTCAGTATCAAGTCTTCTTTTAGTAAACAAATGGATAAACAGTTCTTTAAGAGTATTATTTAATGGTATTTCTCTTCTTTCGCCGTTTTTGGTTTCATTGCCAAGCAGGATAAAACCGTGTTTTAAATCAACCTGATCCCATTTTAAGTTCAGGATTTCTCCTCTACGCATTCCTGTGTTAAGTGCAACTTTTACTATTGGATAAATGTGTTTATCACAGGCATTAAGAAGGCTTTGAATCTCCTCGATTGACAAAAATCTTAACCGCTTATTGTTTTCCTTAAGCCGTTTAACCTTTCTTATGCGGTTTAAGATGCTGTCATCAACCATACCCCATTCATTGGCTTTTGTAAACATATGTGCAAGCACCGCTGTCACTCGATTGGCAGTTGCTGGTTTCTTTCCTTTTTGAAGGAATTCAGTTTGAAGCTGTTCAATGGTATAGGTGTTAAAGTCAGTAAGTTCAAAACTACCAAAACGATTAACCAGGTTTTTTATGATATAGAATTTCCAGGCTTTAAAAGATTTCTGCCTTCCTTTACAATACTCTGAGTACCGTTCTGCAAGTTCTTTAAATGTACAGGTTTGTTTCTGATCATTCTGCTCAGGTATCCAGTGGTTTAGTATTATCCTTGCTTTAAGTGCTTCAAGGACTTTTACTGCGGTTTTATAATCTGTAGTACCCGTTGATTTCTGATAATGCCTGCCGTTTACTGTAAAATTCATCCACCATACATTGCCTCTTAGATAAAGGCCGTCTTTACTGTTTTTGCTTTTCATTACTTACCCCCTGCTATATCGCAGGATACCCTTATCAAAGATCAATGAATGATAGAGTATATCAAAAGATGGTAGCTTAATCAATTCCAACCTCTTTTTTAACCTCACGGATAAGTTTATCAATTGATGTTTCAGGTATTGATGGTTTTCTTGTTTTCTTTTTCTTTTCTTTTTTTTGAGTGGATTGAGTAGCAAGCCAGGCATCAATATCAGGCTTTCTAAATCTAACAAGATGCCCGGCTTTTAAAAAGGGTATTTTCCCTAGATGACACCACAGCCTTATGGTTTGCTTTGACACTGCCAGGTATTCAGCAAGTTCATCCGGTGTCATTAGTTTTTCAGAAGCCATTTCTGTTTCATCTCCTTTTGCTTTTCTTTGAAAAGTTCGTTTTTAACCTCTCTATGTATTACCTGTACTTCTGGTAACCATATTTTTCAAGAATTGTCAGTCTCAGTGTCTGACGTGGATAATTTTAGCAGCATCTACGTAGCCTTTATGATTAATGAAAACAAACGGAGAGAAAAAAATAAATAAACCTAAAATTGTTTCAATTCTTATTGAAACAATTACTTTTCAGAGAGATTATTTTTGAGAAATGTCGGGGTGATTTTTAAAAGTTTTCCCGCATTTTCCCCACATTTTTTTATCTATATTTCTTTCTCCACTCCCATGGTGGAGTGGGGTTTAACTGCTTCCATAAGCCCAATTTCTGTTTTCTTGCCTCTTTCTCCGCAGCATAAAACTCACTTGCATATGGTCTGTCAAGGTACTCAGTGTATGCCCATGCATAGCCGCGTTTAACCTGTAGAAGATTAACGTTTATTCCATCTACAAAAACATAACCTGCAATTCTACCATATCTGTCTATGTCTTTTATTTCAACCTTAACAATTCTACCACCAATAAGAGATTTTAAACTTTCCTTTGCCTCTTGTCCATAAGGCTGTCTTTTTTCAGGAGCATCTATTCCACGGAGTCTTACTGATACTGTGCCATCCTTGTGAACCTTTACGTTCTGAGGAATACCGCTTTCAGGCAGAAGATGAAATGTATCACCATCAATAACACGGGTTACACTGCCCGTAATGGTATATGCAAGAGATAAAGATGTGAAACATAATATAAATAAAAAAGCTGGTATTATTTTAAAAAGCTTTAAACGCATATTTTTCATCTAAGGATATCCACCTCTTTTAATTTATTAATGCAAACCTATTATAAATAAACTTTTATTGAATAACAAAACCAGATTTCAAACTTACCTGTTTAAAAACTGTTAAATACAAGAAAATTTTTTTGAATTATTAAACTGTTATACATAATGCTCAATTTTTAAGCACTGAACGTTTATGTTCGCCATCATCCGTTAATGTTTTACATCACATTCAGTCTTTGAAGAATAAGATTATTTAAAATTGTCATACCAGAAAATTAAATAAATTTTTATTTGACTTTTTATGTTTCTATGTGATTTAATCCTTCAAAGCGGTTCTTTGACAAGACTGGATTTTAAAAATCATCTAAGCTAAAATATTGATTTTGCTTGTTTTAAGCAGAATAAGAAATCAAGCATCTTCAATACTTTGAGCCATGATCGGTGATAAAAAATTTTAAAAAAATCTGCATAACCCTCCTTGTAACATATTGAAAAATAAAGAAAAAAATGAGGGGGTTAGTAAGAAACAAGACCTCATCTAAAAGGGATTGCGACGGACAAAGCCCCTACTGCTCTTTTCTAATAAATTATGTAAGAAACAAGACCTCATCTAAAAGGGATTGCGACTAATTCGCTTTCAAACCCATCACTAACCATGTAAGAAACAAGACCTCATCTAAAAGGGATTGCGACGGTTCTGTTTTGCCTGATACCTGCACTCCATATAGTAAGAAACAAGACCTCATCTAAAAGGGATTGCGACATACTTATATAAAGACTTTCCCAGTGGGGCAAGGTAAGAAACAAGACCTCATCTAAAAGGGATTGCGACCATACTCACTAGGACACCCACTAATACAAGTGTCAAAGTAAGAAACAAGACCTCATCTAAAAGGGATTGCGACATTACTGCTCATTCAGAAATCTTTTGAAATCGTCAGGTAGGAAATAAGACCTCATCTAAAAGGGATTGCGACATGGAATTGTATAAAAAAGCCTTTTTACATGATTAGGTAAGAAACAAGACCTCATCTAAAAGGGATTGCGACTTTTTCGTATATTCGCCCCATTTGATCAAAGGCTTTTTGGTAAGAAACAAGACCTCATCTAAAAGGGATTGCGACCAATGGGTTCTTTCAGAAATCTTTTGAATTCGTCAGGTAGGAAATAAGACCTCATCTAAAAGGGATTGCGACATGGAATTGTATAAAAAAGCCTTTTTACATGATTAGGTAAGAAACAAGACCTCATCTAAAAGGGATTGCTACTGAAATGGTTTTCCATTCCATGTATGCTAGTCATTGACCCAGATGTGGATATAAGAGAGGTGCCGATATTATGAATATTACCGCCAAGCCGAACTCTGCGTTTGCTTCGCAACCTTGCCCTTCGGGTCATATAACAGCGGATAAAAGGGAAATAAAAGATTTCCGCAAATTGCCTTTGGCAACTTCTTTTATCCGTAAAACGTTAGGCAACATTGTTAGGAGGTCATGATATTATGCCAAACCAAAGACAAAATCTTGAACAGCAGGTCCTTGAACCCTTTGAAAAGTGTGCCCATAAGCATGGTTACCCTATATTCAAGGGGCAAGGACGCGACAACCGAATATGTGTTGATGGTAACACCTACTTTCAGTTCGGTGATTTGCGGGTAGATACGCCATATTATCACGTGATAATAGAGGTGGAGACTGCTGGAGGTGTCACAAACTTAGTCAAATATTGGTATTGCCTCGAAAGTCAAAAGCAAATCATATCCAAACCGATTGTACTTTTGCACATATTCAAAATGAGTTCAGAGAGCGATTACGGTTCTCATCTATCACTATGGGATTATCTATGGGATCGGATGGCTAAAGATTTGAAAAATCGTATGCAAGCAAAGCGATTTAAAATTGGTGGGGAAGATGATAAATGTGAACTCGACAAGGCTCTCAAATACTTCAAGGAAAAAATTCTCGAAAATAAGAGGTGATCAGCATGACCCGATGCATCCTCTCTCTTCACTCTGA
This Thermodesulfovibrio thiophilus DSM 17215 DNA region includes the following protein-coding sequences:
- a CDS encoding DNA polymerase III subunit alpha, whose translation is MPEFVHLHVHTEYSLLDGAIKIDELIAQAKNYKMPAVAITDHGNMFGVVEFFKKANKAGIKPIIGCEVYVAPKSRFEKSKVNKDPGMPEEASFHLTLLVENEEGYKNLTRLVTRSYLEGFYYKPRIDIELLSEYNEGLIALSGCLKGEIPSNIVYENIERAHDTAKKFKDIFGNRFFLEIQPNSLPEQAVANRGLIEISRKFDIPVVATNDCHYLYKSDARAHEILLCIQTGKTINDEKRLKFQTDEFYFKSPQEMYSAFMEIPEALTNTLNIADMCSFNLRLGEYKLPQYNVPEGYTPDNYLKELAIKGLNERFKGIPPDDYMNRLENELKVITQMGFSSYFLIVWDFINHARQKSIPVGPGRGSAAGSLVAYALKITDIDPIKYGLIFERFLNPERISMPDIDVDFCKDRREEIIQYVAENYGKDRVAHIITFGTMAARAVVRDVGRALNVPYAEVDKIAKMIPFACPSLEQALNLEPRLKELYNKNQTVKELIDIALRLEGLSRHASQHAAGVVISPESLENLMPLYKNAGEDTVITQFDMKALEDVGLLKFDFLGLKTLTVIDDTVKYVKAQGKEIDLDNIPLDDTETYRLLCSGHTIGVFQLESRGMREILKRLEPQRFEDLIALVALYRPGPLGSGMVDDFIKRKKRLIPVHYELPELKEILDETYGVILYQEQVMKIANKIAGFTMGQADVLRKAMGKKIPELMASLKEEFIQGATKNGVSFEKAESLFNLMAAFGEYGFNKSHSAAYAYLSYVTAYLKTHYPVEFFAANLSNEMGDTNKLVKFINECKAWDIEIKGPDINESDRAFTASGNSIRFGLEAVKGVGGSALQCIVNERKNGKFKSMIDFLKRVDTKKVNKKVIESLIKTGAFDSLYSQYPPNQARAIAMQELISLKGTRSSGGLFSTVETVDGWDNNTLLNEEKSALGFYLTGHPMKPIRAILNKMNISTIADIFDTEEDDNNFDDDNQETQEIKIAGIVEEVKSKAKEKGVTAYLTIGDETGRVEVVIYPELFKKYNNILTEKNLIIIKGIISKNSDSTKFLAREIEDLKNIDLKIKYEINIDCLDTDKAYMIMKEVRQYLGDTHNGEGSIYICLNFPDYNVIILSPFEPCIDFETKIQKIKGCQVKIT
- a CDS encoding acetyl-CoA carboxylase carboxyltransferase subunit alpha gives rise to the protein MNYYLDFEKPIQELEVKIEELKKLSDGSDIDLTQEIKRLNKKLKELKTEIFSNLTPWQKTQIARHPERPYTLDYISMIFEDFIELHGDRRFGDDPAVVAGIGKIDGNSYAVIGHQKGRTIKERIYRNFGQAHPEGYRKALRIMKLAERFSIPVITMIDTPGAFPGIGAEERGQAEAIANNLMEMSLLKTSLIGVVIGEGGSGGALALSVCDKILMLEHSVYSVISPEGCAAILWKKNSDMGVEEYMKAAEELKLTAQDLKKFEIIDDIIPEPLGGAHREPHEMGKRIKNKIISITMELEKISVEELVKKRYEKFRKIGNFWNSSVRRK
- a CDS encoding RNA ligase partner protein, whose translation is MIEFFRKKRKIVLDTSVFINPDVRGAFGNNPEEAIEEFIKIIKKIEIFEFYLPSSVFKELMYFVDEKKISKEFYFFIRIKSPDKHRTTCPAIFFYELVEEMRIRINKGLRVAEDAVRSVTQKGMDETIKDLRKKYREALREGIIDSKEDVDLIFLSLELKATLVTGDQGLIKWADKLGIEWIVPEKFKDFLLSAYG
- a CDS encoding tetratricopeptide repeat protein; the encoded protein is MSKFLIFLLLIFLTIIGLFAMENKDTVILKVPFGAAYEMPKIGLMLLSLSFGAFFIFIVFFIRDTTNLIGKFQLQKRQKQEEKIKEYYAKALNAIVRDKITEAKEALQEILKEEPEHIDALIRLGDISMKEEDYKTALKYYKKAYELDPKNIISLFSIEGIMEKMNENELALRYIEQIINLEPDNLLAYYKMRIILEKLEKWEDLIALQKKILKLIPEYKKSDEEKRLVGYTYEYGRVSIELGELEQAERVFSTLVKTSPDFIPAYLGLTEVMISEGEVEEAIELLQKSYKDLKSKLLLIRLEDLMISIGDPKRLIQFYLKAINEQPDDIELKFLLGRLYYRLEMIDDAIETLSSIDPAICSTPKLHCIKGFLYLRRNQITRAVSEFKELCPETKVSNLSYICKECKSTFDEWTGRCSVCSTWNSFEVNLRGCEVLK
- a CDS encoding tyrosine-type recombinase/integrase, with amino-acid sequence MKSKNSKDGLYLRGNVWWMNFTVNGRHYQKSTGTTDYKTAVKVLEALKARIILNHWIPEQNDQKQTCTFKELAERYSEYCKGRQKSFKAWKFYIIKNLVNRFGSFELTDFNTYTIEQLQTEFLQKGKKPATANRVTAVLAHMFTKANEWGMVDDSILNRIRKVKRLKENNKRLRFLSIEEIQSLLNACDKHIYPIVKVALNTGMRRGEILNLKWDQVDLKHGFILLGNETKNGERREIPLNNTLKELFIHLFTKRRLDTEYVFVNPETGKRFVDIKRSWSTACKKAGIKDFHFHDLRHTFASQLVMNGVDLTTVKELLGHKDIKMTLRYSHLAPEHKQDAVKKLDDFLGQNTPKIAQKST
- a CDS encoding helix-turn-helix domain-containing protein, with the translated sequence MASEKLMTPDELAEYLAVSKQTIRLWCHLGKIPFLKAGHLVRFRKPDIDAWLATQSTQKKEKKKKTRKPSIPETSIDKLIREVKKEVGID
- a CDS encoding thermonuclease family protein produces the protein MKNMRLKLFKIIPAFLFILCFTSLSLAYTITGSVTRVIDGDTFHLLPESGIPQNVKVHKDGTVSVRLRGIDAPEKRQPYGQEAKESLKSLIGGRIVKVEIKDIDRYGRIAGYVFVDGINVNLLQVKRGYAWAYTEYLDRPYASEFYAAEKEARKQKLGLWKQLNPTPPWEWRKKYR